A region of Haliotis asinina isolate JCU_RB_2024 chromosome 7, JCU_Hal_asi_v2, whole genome shotgun sequence DNA encodes the following proteins:
- the LOC137291704 gene encoding SCL-interrupting locus protein homolog produces MAVPIRLKSMPEHIRAQYGFPYPQVETRSQRQQCMDGSQELCEDLQMLQFPKTKVILWDHTVTGPPVYLHFAQYRKPRICLSEKVLRIAHRQCMSCGQARDCVLIGSLIVDDDGDGMMFSIDRLDNRPSSASTLKNLAPGDVMIPVLMSVNGSSRTGSSVEDYTNALKLLKQRCESKEAVDVCNFLLTKGWCNFLSHGDQSIAHLDFDVVTLNTVIKASPIQPVPIIPTALSKNLAGPRSISHVQGTPKSGYLTMDHTRKLLLVLESDPKVLNLPVVGIWVSGVAMVHHPFVWASCIRYLHNKVLQDRVCSPPEGFLVVLYSPLHSRPEFYECNTSTGNNKLNFDLYGGYEATNLNTGAVSLQNGILECELTSVQQGKKREIFDAALTHSKQPMSEMCPQTQEQERGTGSEDIVPRSLPAPHQARMFSAQPMVPEVSLYFPDSPQQNMAPTVRSQIGKSQGPALKKHSQVPQDLVRHMTFSPPVTPRLSNDDTDLSTPRSRPEMSHSGMPRPHKHVAFTRHVEMSQSNSVPPSQGPGIVNGGHSVNMDDVMHGQNNQGSQIQNGHKQQNSVPSRCEKYVQGYNQGDQNRHFSKQGFVDHRKIQHVQNAMNQNVQDVNINQNSYSYNQTRQLNGNSVITPHKSNSALSLPPQQPTTAQQSSIPSSGPHLPHQSVPVAQGHWPLPTQLPAASLSTPTSASSVPTQYTQLNSAFTPNPHQGGHIPHHQQQVTGYPQQIQHGYIPQLQTSYSSSRVHTESTCSGKSSDDSGLSVTPDRSNPSPKTGSPNTPDKTNANLPSALDTINWEQVPPEIYQLILAQNAQLQQLQTQMQQLLKHQSPTQTTPPTPHANVQTESGIGVSPSTKETCETAVNTTLFFPSPGETTIRPDVQSVSLQTSPVKAQSPQSSSVVHLQQEPESQPSSSTQTPVEIRHKGALPLNSTQRDDNDQHDMTQGDLTAVVDNINLHNQTVDSVQSELILDMPSYQSSPTSRSPKDSGSLDGSYQTSPISASMCGISKESSSQGKEGESEVLDEAYYEHLLGNIRQLLGKHSDVTEHTSETTDLQMKLPESTQGDTTLHSLPVTPSMKASGSSGHAHAFLSHLQLRNGADTTFIPRINYLSMMLESDSDTSMEINAMALKYLNDEQLTQLGKMRKNSLNLPKQVSQTALLRRVLMSDTTMSPDVSQYGMSSNNITMGTQKYLEKYGLLNSTNGTALTDKTVTDEMLQLKVDYSMAASPDRLRGNSIASLAGHSRDHNTDARSPLCERTNRVGNYSGYSSSSNGSKSPIKKDFVACSPSPRDPRRHYPTSPIRRHVSPHHTIQREEVSSPGLSSHCRHYEEPLNQHRYPSSDTSEFQVFNATETTDNILDIDKLRQMPKLL; encoded by the exons ATGGCTGTCCCTATCCGCTTGAAGAGCATGCCCGAACACATCAGGGCACAATATGGCTTCCCTTACCCTCAAGTGGAGACCAGGTCCCAAAGGCAGCAATGTATGGATGGTAGTCAAGA ATTATGTGAAGACTTACAGATGTTACAGTTTCCAAAGACAAAGGTGATTCTTTGGGATCACACAGTCACTGGGCCCCCGGTGTACCTTCACTTTGCCCAGTACAG GAAACCACGGATATGTCTGTCTGAAAAAGTGTTGCGAATTGCGCACCGCCAGTGTATGAgctgtggtcaggctcgcgatTGTGTCCTGATAGGAAGCCTCATTGTTGACGATG ATGGAGATGGTATGATGTTCAGTATTGACCGATTAGACAATAGACCTAGCAGTGCTTCAACCTTGAAGAACCTGGCACCTGGTGATGTCATGATCCCTGTATTG ATGAGTGTCAATGGCAGCTCCAGAACTGGCAGTTCAGTGGAGGACTACACTAATGCTCTAAAG TTATTAAAACAGCGCTGTGAGAGTAAAGAGGCTGTGGATGTATGTAACTTTCTGCTCACCAAAGGCTGGTGTAACTTCCTCAGTCATGGGGACCAGTCCATTGCTCACCTTGACTTTGATGTTGTCACCTTAAACACAGTCATCAAGGCATCTCCTATACAACCAGTTCCAATTATACCTACAGCACTTTCTAAGAACCTTGCAGGTCCGAGGAGTATCAGCCATGTGCAGGGGACTCCCAAGAGTGG TTACCTAACAATGGACCACACTCGAAAACTGTTACTGGTCCTCGAATCGGATCCCAAAGTGCTTAATCTTCCTGTTGTTGGCAT TTGGGTGTCAGGAGTAGCAATGGTTCATCACCCGTTTGTATGGGCTAGCTGTATTCGCTATCTCCATAACAAAGTCCTCCAAGACAG GGTGTGTAGTCCACCGGAAGGGTTTTTGGTGGTACTGTACAGCCCCCTCCATTCTCGCCCAGAGTTCTATGAGTGCAACACCAGCACTGGAAACAACAAGCTCAACTTTGACCTGTATGGTGGATATGAAGCAACAAATCTCAACACA GGTGCTGTGAGTCTACAGAATGGAATATTAGAGTGTGAACTGACCAGTGTCCAGCAGGGGAAGAAGCGGGAGATTTTTGATGCAGCCCTCACCCACAGTAAACAACCAAT GAGTGAGATGTGTCCCCAGACCCAGGAACAAGAGCGTGGGACAGGTTCAGAGGATATTGTACCCAGATCACTGCCCGCCCCACATCAAGCAAGG ATGTTTTCAGCTCAACCAATGGTGCCAGAGGTTTCACTGTATTTTCCTGATTCCCCTCAACAAAATATGGCACCCACTGTTCGATCACAGATTGGTAAATCTCAAGGTCCTGCCCTGAAGAAGCATTCACAGGTGCCACAGGATTTGGTACGGCATATGACGTTCAGTCCTCCTGTGACACCAAGACTAAGTAATGACGATACTGATCTCTCCACTCCCAGGAGCCGTCCAGAGATGTCACACAGTGGGATGCCTCGCCCACACAAACATGTTGCATTTACCAGGCATGTTGAAATGTCTCAGTCCAATTCAGTTCCACCTTCTCAGGGTCCTGGAATTGTGAATGGCGGTCACAGTGTTAATATGGATGATGTAATGCATGGACAAAACAATCAAGGTTCCCAAATACAGAATGGACATAAGCAGCAGAATTCTGTGCCAAGTAgatgtgaaaaatatgttcagGGTTATAATCAAGGTGACCAGAATAGGCATTTTAGCAAACAGGGTTTTGTTGATCATAGAAAGATTCAACATGTTCAGAATGCAATGAACCAAAATGTACAGGATGTGAACATTAACCAGAACTCTTACTCATACAATCAAACGAGACAATTGAATGGGAATTCTGTTATAACTCCTCACAAGTCAAATAGTGCTCTTTCCCTCCCACCACAACAACCCACTACTGCCCAGCAATCTAGTATTCCATCCTCTGGGCCTCACTTACCACACCAGAGTGTGCCAGTGGCCCAGGGGCATTGGCCCCTGCCAACTCAGCTTCCGGCTGCTTCACTCTCAACACCTACCTCGGCTTCCAGTGTACCCACTCAGTACACACAACTCAATAGTGCTTTTACTCCTAACCCTCACCAGGGAGGGCATATACCTCACCACCAACAGCAAGTGACAGGGTATCCTCAGCAAATTCAGCATGGATATATACCTCAGCTCCAGACTTCCTATTCATCTAGTCGAGTTCACACAGAAAGCACTTGTAGCGGTAAATCTAGTGACGATAGTGGTCTGAGTGTCACACCAGACAGATCCAACCCATCTCCTAAAACAGGCAGTCCCAACACTCCAGACAAGACCAATGCCAATCTTCCTTCTGCTTTAGACACTATAAACTGGGAACAGGTGCCTCCTGAGATCTATCAGTTGATCTTGGCGCAGAATGCTCAACTTCAGCAACTACAAACACAGATGCAGCAGCTCCTGAAACACCAGTCCCCTACACAGACTACTCCTCCAACACCACATGCAAACGTTCAAACAGAGTCTGGGATTGGAGTATCACCAAGTACGAAAGAAACATGTGAAACAGCTGTCAACACAACCCTGTTCTTCCCAAGCCCTGGAGAAACCACTATTCGTCCTGATGTCCAATCAGTGTCTCTCCAGACCAGCCCAGTGAAGGCCCAATCACCACAGTCTTCATCAGTGGTTCACCTTCAACAAGAACCTGAATCCCAGCCCAGTAGCTCAACACAAACACCTGTGGAGATTCGGCATAAGGGAGCGCTACCCCTCAACAGCACACAGCGAGATGACAATGACCAGCACGACATGACACAAGGGGACTTGACAGCTGTGGTGGacaacatcaatctacacaatcagACAGTTGATAGTGTCCAGTCAGAACTCATCCTGGACATGCCAAGCTACCAGTCATCGCCTACCAG TCGTTCACCAAAGGATTCCGGATCTCTTGATGGCAGCTATCAGACAAGCCCCATCAGTGCCAGCATGTGTGGCATTAGCAAG GAATCATCGTCGCAGGGGAAGGAAGGAGAAAGTGAAGTTTTGGATGAAGCTTACTATGAACACTTGCTG GGTAATATTCGACAGCTGTTAGGTAAGCACAGTGATGTGACAGAGCACACCAGTGAGACAACGGATCTGCAGATGAAGCTGCCTGAATCCACTCAAGGGGACACAACCCTGCATAGCCTCCCTGTCACACCCAGCATGAAAGCCTCTGGGTCTTCTGGACATGCACATGCATTTCTGTCTCACCTACA GTTGAGAAATGGAGCCGACACAACCTTTATCCCCCGCATCAACTATCTCTCCATGATGCTGGAATCTGACTCTGACACATCCATGGAGATCAATGCAATGGCCCTAAAGTACCTGAATGATGAGCAACTCACACAACTAGGCAAAATGAGAAAGAACTCCCTAAACCTTCCCAAACAGGTATCCCAGACTGCACTGCTGCGAAGAGTCCTCATGTCAGACACCACTATGTCCCCTGATGTGTCACAATATGGTATGTCCTCTAACAACATCACAATGGGAACACAGAAGTATTTAGAGAAATATGGTTTGTTGAACTCCACAAATGGTACAGCTTTAACGGATAAAACTGTAACAGATGAAATGCTTCAGTTAAAAGTAGACTACAGTATGGCAGCTTCTCCAGATCGATTAAGGGGAAACAGTATAGCTTCCTTAGCAGGCCACTCAAGGGACCACAACACAGATGCACGAAGTCCATTGTGTGAAAGGACAAACAGAGTTGGCAACTACTCAGGGTATTCCAGTAGCAGTAATGGGTCAAAGAGTCCTATTAAGAAAGACTTTGTGGCCTGCTCACCATCACCTCGGGATCCAAGAAGGCATTATCCAACATCTCCAATAAGGCGTCATGTATCCCCTCATCATACAATCCAAAGAGAAGAGGTTTCCTCACCAGGATTATCCAGTCATTGCAGGCACTATGAGGAGCCCTTGAACCAACATAGATACCCTAGCTCCGACACAAGTGAATTTCAAGTGTTTAATGCAACAGAGACAACAGACAATATTCTAGACATAGATAAACTTAGGCAAATGCCAAAACTGTTATAG
- the LOC137290546 gene encoding mediator of RNA polymerase II transcription subunit 26-like has product MQFTPLQIKEKLLKALDDQNNVRDAAAVLEVISILEQYPITREALEQTRIGKHINELRKKTTNEQLAKRAKKLVRNWQKLLNPDPDVKQPVNGERVVTPPQHRGVAALQGTVRQGGISSPALSHSNSIAGRKCISPALAGGKSLTPQMAKGSPHACSSPAFRGGKPATPTLQASRLSPGLKSTPSSGKPSTPSLQTARNSPGLMGRTSQALSGGRSTTPTLSHLNQGSRASPELGNNSRSNSPALKHARVDSPHSGLTPKNTNSPKTRSPKLERSSASFGGRPTTPSGRAHTPCFGSRPVTPSNNEDSNSSWPNTPLSGGPYDHEKNNSNSKSKGKGKSESDKDSSEVFPRKSNHSTEFSVSNSSDKGSRKDQSDISKTNVANRKRTRTKSPDSVPKKQPKSDNSSLSKDQRDPTINGVVGFHKHHKGDKVDPNRSNSATSLTYSKGCRELSPVSPVDKTDASRHHISKKHLNSKSDSAKASKTPKVKTTAELIAELQKRPGSTSYGNDIMNKLNSNQIEKEVDAPRSVLPPGVKRPKKRISMSSENLALLGTPSSMSLSETKNEMVQKFLQSSVNQSSDRLSPYKDDSLNKYESPVNSSHSFGEAHNDSLGDSISVDEDNHARYSNSEVKTENGIEAKMAEKQLSVEEILRLLPPLDAESIDWESHEYSLSEPTAGNESEVERLHSEEWDNVNGCYDVDMVWHDWSQTLSRSAYDGTLLHILPYVNIDD; this is encoded by the exons ATGCAGTTCACTCCTCTTCAGATAAAAGAGAAACTtctgaaggcacttgatgaTCAAAATAAT GTACGTGATGCGGCGGCAGTGTTGGAGGTCATCTCCATACTGGAGCAATATCCCATCACTAGGGAGGCCTTGGAG CAAACAAGAATTGGAAAGCATATTAATGAACTTAGgaagaaaacaacaaatgagCAGTTGGCAAAGAGGGCCAAGAAGTTGGTGCGTAACTGGCAGAAACTCCTCAATCCAGATCCTGATGTTAAGCAACCAGTTAATGGAGAACGGGTAGTGACCCCACCCCAGCATAGGGGCGTGGCAGCTTTACAAGGGACTGTTCGGCAAGGTGGCATCTCCTCTCCTGCACTCTCTCATAGTAACTCTATTGCAGGCAGAAAGTGTATATCTCCAGCTCTGGCTGGGGGCAAGTCACTCACACCACAGATGGCTAAAGGGAGCCCCCATGCTTGCAGTTCCCCTGCCTTCAGAGGAGGGAAACCTGCCACCCCAACATTACAGGCCTCTCGTCTCAGTCCAGGCCTTAAAAGCACTCCCTCCAGTGGCAAGCCATCCACTCCCTCCCTACAAACTGCTCGCAATAGCCCAGGACTAATGGGCAGGACATCTCAAGCTTTAAGTGGCGGGAGATCCACTACACCCACCCTCTCCCACCTTAACCAAGGGTCCCGAGCATCTCCAGAACTTGGCAACAACTCCCGCAGCAACAGCCCAGCACTCAAGCATGCCCGTGTAGACTCTCCACACTCTGGCCTCACCCCCAAGAACACCAATAGTCCAAAGACTCGTTCCCCCAAACTAGAACGTTCATCAGCTTCATTTGGAGGTCGCCCGACAACCCCAAGTGGTCGTGCTCATACTCCTTGCTTTGGTTCTCGCCCTGTGACACCAAGTAATAATGAGGACTCAAACTCGAGTTGGCCCAACACACCATTGTCAGGAGGGCCCTATGATCATGAAAAGAATAATTCAAATTCTAAATCCAAGGGTAAAGGAAAGAGTGAATCGGACAAGGACAGTTCGGAAGTGTTCCCACGTAAATCAAATCATTCCACTGAGTTTTCAGTTTCGAATTCTAGTGATAAAGGCTCAAGAAAGGATCAAAGTGACATTTCAAAAACTAATGTTGCAAATAGGAAAAGGACACGAACCAAAAGCCCAGATAGTGTGCCTAAGAAACAGCCAAAAAGTGACAATTCAAGTCTTTCAAAAGATCAGAGGGATCCTACAATCAATGGGGTTGTAGGCTTTCATAAACACCACAAGGGCGATAAAGTGGACCCTAATAGATCAAATAGTGCTACATCGTTAACTTATTCCAAGGGCTGCAGGGAGTTATCACCTGTGTCCCCAGTTGATAAGACTGATGCATCTCGTCAtcatatatcaaagaaacatttaAATTCAAAATCTGACTCTGCAAAGGCTTCAAAAACCCCTAAGGTCAAAACCACCGCCGAGTTGATTGCTGAGCTTCAAAAACGACCTGGTAGTACAAGCTATGGTAATGATATCATGAATAAACTTAACAGCAATCAGATAGAGAAAGAAGTGGATGCACCTCGTTCTGTGTTGCCACCTGGTGTAAAACGACCAAAGAAACGCATCAGTATGAGTAGTGAGAACCTGGCTCTTCTAGGGACTCCATCATCAATGTCCCTCAGCGAGACTAAGAATGAGATGGTTCAAAAGTTTCTTCAATCCTCCGTCAACCAGTCATCGGATCGACTCAGTCCATATAAAGATGATAGTTTGAATAAGTATGAATCTCCAGTGAATTCCTCGCATTCATTTGGAGAAGCCCACAATGATAGCTTGGGTGACTCCATTAGTGTTGATGAAGATAATCATGCACGTTACTCGAACAGCGAGGTTAAAACTGAAAATGGTATTGAAGCCAAAATGGCAGAGAAGCAATTAAGTGTTGAAGAAATACTAAGACTATTACCTCCTCTTGATGCAGAGAGCATTGATTGGGAGagtcatgaatattcattaagTGAACCCACAGCAGGAAATGAAAGTGAAGTGGAACGTTTGCACTCAGAGGAGTGGGACAATGTGAATGGATGTTATGATGTGGATATGGTGTGGCATGATTGGTCACAAACTTTGTCTCGTTCAGCATATGATGGTACTTTATTGCACATCTTGCCCTATGTCAATATAGATGACTGA